A stretch of DNA from Halobacterium sp. DL1:
TCCTCCGCGATAACGGGATCGACCCCTCGCCCGCTCAGGAAACGATGGAGCGCCTCGAGAACGAGGGGAAGACGGCGATGCTCGTCGCCCGCGTGCCCGCTGGCACGGACGAGGGCGAACTCGTCGGTGTGGTCGCTGACGCCGACACGGTCAAAGAAAGCGCGAAGGACGCTGTGAGCCAGCTGCAGGAGCGCGGCGTCGACGTGATGATGATCACCGGCGACAACGAGCGGACCGCTCGTGCCGTCGCCGAGCAGGTCGGGATCGACCCCGAGAATGTCCACGCTGAGGTGCTCCCCGAGGACAAGTCTGATGCCGTCGAGGCCATCCAGGATGAAGGCCGCAAGGCAATGATGGTCGGGGACGGTGTCAACGATGCACCAGCGCTCGCGGTCGCGTACGTCGGAACCGCGATCGGGAGCGGGACGGACGTCGCCATCGAAGCGGCGGACGTGACGCTGATGCGCGACGACCCGCTGGACGTGGTGAAGGCCATCCGCATCTCGGACGCGACACTCCAGAAGATCAAGCAGAACCTCGTGTGGGCGCTTGGTTACAACACGGCGATGATCCCGTTGGCTTCACTCGGGCTGCTTCAGCCCGTCCTCGCCGCCGGCGCGATGGCCTTCTCGAGTGTGTCGGTGCTGTCGAACAGTCTACTGTTCCGTCGGTACACTCCGGATCACGATTACGAGCTCCTCGGCCGCCTCCGGTGAACTACCCCACCCTACTCGCTCACGGCTGACGCCGTTCGCTCCTTGAGGGTGTCGTCAGAACTCTCCGAGTTCTGACTGCTAACCCGAAGTCTTTGACTTCTGGTGATGGGGCTTCCTGTTTCGATGACGCGCTTTGCAGACACAACGGTGTCCGTAGGGAGCGCAGTCTCCACAGGCGTTGATTCGGAGTGAACCACTCCTATATTTTTAAGACCGCGAGAAAGAATGTTCCACGCTGCGTTCGCGTCCCTGTCCGCCTCAAACCCACACGAGGGACACGAGTGTTCACGAACCCACAACGGCTTGTCCGTCTTGACGCCGCAAGACGCGCACGCTTTCGTCGTGTTCCTTGGATCGACTTCGGCAAAGTGTGTTCCTTCGCGTTCGCACTTGTACTCAAGCATTCGAAGGAACGTTCCCCACGCCGCTCCCGCCCGATTCCGTGAGTTTCCGGGGAGTTCGACCAACTCCTTCGCGTCGAGGCCTTCGACCGCTACGAGGTCGTATTCGGTGGCGTAGTAGTTCGAGAGTTTGTGAAGGAAGTCACGACGCTTTCGCTTGAGATCGGCGTGGCGCTCGGCCACAACTTGCCGTTGTCTCTCCCAATTCGCGGAACCGCGTTCCTTCTGCGAAAGATCATGCTGTGCGCGTTCCAACCGCTCGCGTTCGTCAGATAAGTCGAGCGATTCGACGGCGGTGCCGTCTGTGTCATGGGCGTACTTCAAGATGCCAACGTCAATCCCGACACATCGATCTGGGTCGGTCGGTTTCTCAGGAGTCTCTTTATCGCCGACGGTGAATGAAGCGAACCATTCACCGGTTGACTCCTTCTTAATCGTGATTTCTTTGACAGTCTCGGCGTCAGGAATTGCGCGGTGTTTGATGAGGGGAATATCCGCAAGTTTCGACAGCGACAGTACGGGTTGGCCGTTCTTACTATCGAACTCGAAGCCAGACTGTATGTAGGTGAAACTACGGAAATCCTTGGGGGCCTTCCAATTGAGACTGCCCACGTTGTAGCCGTTCTGCTTCAACTGAGAGAGGGCTTTGATGCTGTCTTCGATACGCATGACAGCAGCTTGTGCGACCGTTGAATAGACATCGTTCAGCTCATCCCACCAGTCTTTGAGGCTGGTGAGCTGATCGCGTACTTGTCGCACTCGTTGGTTAAGTGTACCCGCCGATTTGGGAATTTGCTTGAATTCGTTGAGTGCGTGGTTGTAGAGTTGCCTACAGGTATCTCGGTGATGATCCAACAGTTCACGCTGTTCAGGCGTGGGATCAAGCCG
This window harbors:
- a CDS encoding transposase IS605 encodes the protein MHYTYRFRLDPTPEQRELLDHHRDTCRQLYNHALNEFKQIPKSAGTLNQRVRQVRDQLTSLKDWWDELNDVYSTVAQAAVMRIEDSIKALSQLKQNGYNVGSLNWKAPKDFRSFTYIQSGFEFDSKNGQPVLSLSKLADIPLIKHRAIPDAETVKEITIKKESTGEWFASFTVGDKETPEKPTDPDRCVGIDVGILKYAHDTDGTAVESLDLSDERERLERAQHDLSQKERGSANWERQRQVVAERHADLKRKRRDFLHKLSNYYATEYDLVAVEGLDAKELVELPGNSRNRAGAAWGTFLRMLEYKCEREGTHFAEVDPRNTTKACASCGVKTDKPLWVREHSCPSCGFEADRDANAAWNILSRGLKNIGVVHSESTPVETALPTDTVVSAKRVIETGSPITRSQRLRVSSQNSESSDDTLKERTASAVSE